One window of Salmo salar chromosome ssa11, Ssal_v3.1, whole genome shotgun sequence genomic DNA carries:
- the kiaa1191 gene encoding putative monooxygenase p33MONOX isoform X1: MSRSGDIPALESGTSEGLLGGMSLPVGMTRRALSYDDNMEAPMSPPPSDININNLWAKRPVVPPRRFRHQAEEDESGITLTHAATFDPGHRPNMPVVVKAKASSVIINSLMTKQTQDSMYRFEQQAGLRDTGYTPHKGLTAEETRHHHRMPESFQKMNIPSVDMGAGHEDKQTSSAQSTPNSTPQSSPKQNRRGWLSSQSSTASVSSSDLSTSSNTSVDMGAGEGGGAVERWAIFGPRPVVQKSTTDPGGFALQSYRGAQKPTPMEVMKAQATRLAHDPAVNQQAPPKMEIPTMESSRPSARPHKLKPRDINILTPSGF; this comes from the exons ATGTCCAGGTCAGGAGATATACCAG CCCTGGAGTCTGGGACCTCAGAGGGGCTCCTGGGAGGCATGTCTCTACCTGTTGGCATGACCCGCCGTGCCTTGAGCTATGATGACAACATGGAGGCACCCATGTCGCCGCCTCCctctgatatcaacatcaacaaccTGTGGGCGAAGAGGCCCGTCGTCCCACCCAGGAGGTTTCGTCACCAGGCTGAG GAGGATGAATCTGGAATTACCCTAACCCACGCTGCGACTTTTGACCCTGGCCACAGGCCAAATATGCCTGTCGTGGTGAAGGCCAAAGCCTCCTCCGTCATCATCAACTCTCTGATGACCA AGCAAACCCAGGACAGCATGTACAGGTTTGAGCAGCAGGCTGGGCTGAGAGACACTGGGTACACCCCCCATAAGGGCCTCACTGCTGAGGAgacccgccaccaccaccgcatGCCTGAGTCATTCCAA AAAATGAACATTCCAAGTGTGGATATGGGAGCTGGACATGAGGACAAGCAAACATCATCTGCTCAGTCCACCCCTAATAGCACTCCTCAGAGCTCACCGAAACAGAACCGCAG GGGCTGGTTATCCAGCCAGAGCTCGACAGCATCTGTCAGTAGCTCTGACCTCAGTACCAGCTCTAACACCAGTGTGGATATGGGTGCTGGTGAGGGGGGAGGAGCAGTCGAACGCTGGGCTATCTTTGGACCACGTCCGGTTGTTCAGAAATCCACTACCGACCCAG GTGGTTTTGCTCTCCAGTCATACCGCGGGGCCCAGAAGCCTACCCCCATGGAGGTGATGAAGGCTCAGGCCACTCGGCTGGCTCATGACCCTGCTGTTAACCAACAGGCCCCTCCCAAGATGGAGATCCCCACCATGGAGAGCAGTAGACCGTCAGCACGGCCGCACAAACTCAAACCTCGAGACATAAATATCCTCACACCCTCAGGTTTCTGA
- the kiaa1191 gene encoding putative monooxygenase p33MONOX isoform X2 produces the protein MSLPVGMTRRALSYDDNMEAPMSPPPSDININNLWAKRPVVPPRRFRHQAEEDESGITLTHAATFDPGHRPNMPVVVKAKASSVIINSLMTKQTQDSMYRFEQQAGLRDTGYTPHKGLTAEETRHHHRMPESFQKMNIPSVDMGAGHEDKQTSSAQSTPNSTPQSSPKQNRRGWLSSQSSTASVSSSDLSTSSNTSVDMGAGEGGGAVERWAIFGPRPVVQKSTTDPGGFALQSYRGAQKPTPMEVMKAQATRLAHDPAVNQQAPPKMEIPTMESSRPSARPHKLKPRDINILTPSGF, from the exons ATGTCTCTACCTGTTGGCATGACCCGCCGTGCCTTGAGCTATGATGACAACATGGAGGCACCCATGTCGCCGCCTCCctctgatatcaacatcaacaaccTGTGGGCGAAGAGGCCCGTCGTCCCACCCAGGAGGTTTCGTCACCAGGCTGAG GAGGATGAATCTGGAATTACCCTAACCCACGCTGCGACTTTTGACCCTGGCCACAGGCCAAATATGCCTGTCGTGGTGAAGGCCAAAGCCTCCTCCGTCATCATCAACTCTCTGATGACCA AGCAAACCCAGGACAGCATGTACAGGTTTGAGCAGCAGGCTGGGCTGAGAGACACTGGGTACACCCCCCATAAGGGCCTCACTGCTGAGGAgacccgccaccaccaccgcatGCCTGAGTCATTCCAA AAAATGAACATTCCAAGTGTGGATATGGGAGCTGGACATGAGGACAAGCAAACATCATCTGCTCAGTCCACCCCTAATAGCACTCCTCAGAGCTCACCGAAACAGAACCGCAG GGGCTGGTTATCCAGCCAGAGCTCGACAGCATCTGTCAGTAGCTCTGACCTCAGTACCAGCTCTAACACCAGTGTGGATATGGGTGCTGGTGAGGGGGGAGGAGCAGTCGAACGCTGGGCTATCTTTGGACCACGTCCGGTTGTTCAGAAATCCACTACCGACCCAG GTGGTTTTGCTCTCCAGTCATACCGCGGGGCCCAGAAGCCTACCCCCATGGAGGTGATGAAGGCTCAGGCCACTCGGCTGGCTCATGACCCTGCTGTTAACCAACAGGCCCCTCCCAAGATGGAGATCCCCACCATGGAGAGCAGTAGACCGTCAGCACGGCCGCACAAACTCAAACCTCGAGACATAAATATCCTCACACCCTCAGGTTTCTGA
- the LOC106563755 gene encoding uncharacterized protein, which translates to MRPRSRLLAKRGLPTIREGYEELVQDMNQANSLHLPPHGQVHSSLSTQDYFLSICQLARPTFPLAQPDCDILTVGSMASLRPCLRLHRLRDPVPLCQPLISNVSHHTQLEQEEGQSECSGPERVVDVSSGQTSSRVLASVSDPLELIYGHGEALLLAACRAPDSQGCKGEGRESVTQRRPQPPLRADSFSRMCSAPLTQHKGSCPELCLMDPSDQEKPNADPAPPQTSSSDQQKPDASSPLSWRFQNDSDRAPAGGRGKCTRYMDKHTMVSHWIADCRSAWREARVRVCMLPAIAEM; encoded by the coding sequence ATGCGTCCCCGCTCCAGACTCCTGGCTAAGAGGGGCCTACCCACCATCAGGGAGGGATATGAGGAGCTGGTCCAGGACATGAACCAGGCCAAcagcctccacctccctccccatggccaggtccactcctctctgtctacccAGGACTACTTCCTGTCCATCTGTCAGCTCGCCCGCCCAACCTTCCCCCTGGCCCAACCTGACTGTGACATCCTCACTGTGGGCTCGATGGCCTCTCTGAGGCCCTGTCTGAGGCTGCACAGACTGAGGGACCCTGTGCCACTCTGTCAGCCTCTGATTTCCAACGTCAGCCACCACACACAGCTAGAGCAGGAGGAGGGTCAGAGTGAGTGTAGTGGCCCAGAGAGAGTGGTGGATGTCAGCTCAGGTCAGACCTCCAGTAGGGTTCTTGCCAGTGTCTCTGACCCCCTAGAGTTAATCTACGGTCATGGGGAGGCACTCCTCTTAGCTGCCTGTCGCGCCCCTGACTCACAGGGCTGTaagggtgaggggagagagagtgtgacccAGCGTCGGCCACAACCCCCGCTACGCGCAGACAGTTTCTCACGCATGTGTTCCGCGCCTCTGACACAGCACAAAGGCAGCTGCCCTGAGCTCTGCCTGATGGACCCCTCTGACCAAGAGAAGCCAAACGCTGACCCTGCTCCACCACAGACATCTTCATCAGACCAGCAGAAACCTGATGCCTCCAGCCCACTCTCCTGGAGGTTCCAGAACGACTCAGACAGGGCCCCTGCTGGTGGGAGGGGGAAGTGCACTCGCTACATGGACAAACACACAATGGTATCACACTGGATCGCTGACTGTCGCTCGGCCTGGAGAGAAGCCAGAGTCAGGGTGTGCATGCTTCCTGCCATAGCAGAGATGTAG